A window of the Candidatus Eisenbacteria bacterium genome harbors these coding sequences:
- a CDS encoding HAD family hydrolase: MSHARPALEAVVFDAGGTLVRLDFEWMAEALTRIGVNTEASTLRRAEVEGRRRYDASQRAGRHDASPLGGPGDVRAYLGGMLHHAHVPAEKIDGAVDAFLAHEKANGLWARPMEGAREAIDATSELGLRRAVVSNSDGRAEWHLRHSGVLDGIEFVVDSHLVGLEKPDPAIFRLALDRLKIPAERALYVGDIRSVDERGSRAAGMHFVLIDPSGDYAGATPSIRAIADLPSWITTHFEVPRAAQAGREAIGG; the protein is encoded by the coding sequence ATGAGCCATGCCCGCCCGGCGCTGGAGGCGGTGGTGTTCGACGCCGGCGGCACGCTCGTGCGGCTCGACTTCGAGTGGATGGCCGAGGCGCTGACCCGGATCGGGGTGAACACCGAGGCCTCGACGCTGCGGCGCGCCGAGGTGGAGGGACGCCGCCGCTACGACGCGAGTCAGAGGGCCGGCCGTCACGATGCGTCCCCGCTGGGCGGTCCGGGGGACGTGCGCGCCTATCTCGGCGGCATGCTCCACCACGCCCACGTGCCGGCGGAGAAGATCGACGGCGCCGTGGACGCGTTCCTGGCGCACGAGAAAGCGAACGGCCTGTGGGCCCGACCGATGGAAGGCGCCCGCGAGGCGATCGACGCGACCTCTGAGCTGGGCCTGCGACGGGCGGTGGTGTCGAACTCCGACGGACGCGCGGAGTGGCATCTGCGGCACTCGGGCGTGCTCGATGGCATCGAGTTCGTCGTCGATTCGCACCTCGTGGGCCTCGAAAAGCCCGACCCCGCGATCTTCCGTCTCGCGCTCGATCGCCTGAAGATTCCCGCCGAGCGCGCGCTCTACGTCGGGGACATTCGCTCGGTCGACGAGCGTGGCTCGAGGGCTGCCGGCATGCACTTCGTGTTGATCGATCCATCGGGGGATTACGCGGGGGCCACGCCTTCGATCCGCGCCATCGCCGACCTGCCGTCATGGATCACGACCCACTTCGAAGTCCCGCGCGCCGCCCAGGCGGGCCGGGAGGCGATAGGAGGCTGA
- a CDS encoding PEGA domain-containing protein, giving the protein MTTRASVKGLELDLLGPVEGFAPAELESWLQSLAQSVAEGVAEVPPGDPVPPMLREALGGLLFSRAEVWNRGTPPCAIALVAGEERIGFGWVGEASVQVILDGARLDSEWVSIRDPQGREARAWCGSPRHDVRIELSWSPGPAQEPVSIEVRWNGAVAISAAASEMASIDERLPAPEAVEPAASMSQTSSVELSPPEGEAPSSGVARWLAQHLQWDRPETSVGESSPTIEEPVEAEAALPELIPPTPEPAEVTDASIRPDTPEALEPIDPTPGAAAQGTAEPPIDRIPSEALDAMATPEPEALREPERRRPPPRHPQWPEPPEDEASPLARRWKPIALWSAVVLALFGIGWFVGSMQEQSGPEQTRRPSGLVLFLRRVGLAPPRFEVAVTSRPPGAWIAIDGKELSVRTPATLELAPGEHRVELSFPDLGSAAYRVTGGKGDRVSLDAPLWGSLEVIASESRAQVEVSLDGQSIGFVPIRLDSVAPGPHELRFTAGSTAWGSTIEVRVGEAREVLAYPLQSPATGLLQVRATQSEDGETTPLEGARVWVDGVSRGVTPLTLELSRGPHSVRVVHQREVAPIQVIDLPGGNQRFATFDFGLRSDLPELTLKAPPLFTVDEPGLVSATLNEIGTAEVREMWLHVRTPENRWRRYPMTLLDAQGSVVGAAPFPIALLAEDGQQLYYVSALTTQGDEIFTEMQTARGPATARR; this is encoded by the coding sequence TTGACCACCCGAGCCTCCGTCAAGGGTCTCGAGCTCGATCTGCTGGGTCCAGTCGAGGGCTTTGCACCCGCAGAGCTCGAGAGCTGGCTTCAGAGCCTGGCTCAGTCGGTCGCGGAGGGTGTGGCCGAGGTCCCGCCAGGTGATCCGGTGCCGCCCATGCTGCGAGAGGCGCTGGGCGGTCTGCTCTTCTCGCGCGCCGAGGTCTGGAACCGCGGCACGCCGCCCTGCGCGATCGCGCTCGTGGCCGGCGAGGAGAGAATCGGGTTCGGCTGGGTCGGCGAGGCTTCGGTCCAGGTCATCCTCGATGGAGCTCGTCTCGATTCGGAGTGGGTGTCGATCCGGGACCCGCAAGGCCGCGAGGCGCGCGCTTGGTGTGGTTCGCCTCGACACGACGTGCGCATCGAGCTCTCGTGGTCGCCGGGTCCGGCGCAGGAACCGGTGAGCATCGAGGTGCGCTGGAACGGAGCCGTCGCGATTTCGGCCGCGGCTTCCGAGATGGCGTCCATCGACGAGCGCCTGCCGGCCCCCGAAGCCGTGGAGCCGGCCGCGTCGATGTCGCAGACGTCGTCCGTGGAGCTCTCGCCTCCCGAGGGTGAAGCGCCGTCTTCGGGCGTGGCGCGCTGGCTGGCCCAGCACCTCCAGTGGGATCGCCCCGAGACTTCGGTCGGGGAGAGCTCGCCGACCATCGAGGAGCCCGTCGAGGCGGAAGCGGCGCTGCCCGAGCTCATTCCGCCGACCCCCGAGCCGGCCGAGGTCACCGACGCCTCGATCAGGCCCGACACGCCGGAAGCGCTGGAACCCATCGACCCGACGCCGGGCGCCGCGGCGCAAGGGACGGCCGAGCCGCCGATCGATCGGATTCCATCGGAAGCGCTCGACGCCATGGCGACGCCGGAGCCGGAAGCGCTGCGAGAGCCCGAGCGCAGGCGGCCGCCCCCGCGCCATCCGCAGTGGCCCGAGCCGCCCGAGGACGAAGCCTCGCCGCTGGCGCGCCGCTGGAAGCCGATCGCGCTCTGGTCCGCGGTGGTGCTCGCGCTCTTCGGCATCGGATGGTTCGTCGGCTCCATGCAGGAGCAAAGCGGTCCGGAGCAGACGCGCCGCCCCTCGGGTCTGGTGCTCTTCCTCCGCCGCGTCGGGCTCGCGCCGCCGCGCTTCGAAGTCGCCGTCACCAGCCGGCCGCCGGGAGCCTGGATCGCGATCGACGGCAAGGAGCTGTCGGTGCGCACGCCGGCGACGCTCGAGCTGGCGCCGGGCGAGCATCGGGTCGAGCTCTCGTTTCCCGATCTAGGCAGCGCCGCGTACCGCGTGACCGGCGGCAAGGGCGATCGAGTCTCGCTCGACGCGCCGCTGTGGGGATCGCTGGAAGTGATCGCGAGCGAGTCACGAGCTCAGGTCGAAGTCTCGCTCGACGGACAATCCATCGGCTTCGTTCCGATCCGTCTCGACAGCGTGGCCCCCGGACCTCACGAGCTGCGCTTCACCGCGGGATCGACCGCCTGGGGATCGACGATCGAGGTGCGCGTGGGAGAAGCGCGCGAAGTCCTCGCCTATCCGTTGCAGTCCCCGGCGACCGGACTCCTGCAAGTGCGGGCGACCCAGAGCGAGGATGGGGAGACCACTCCGCTCGAGGGCGCGCGGGTGTGGGTGGATGGCGTGTCGCGCGGCGTGACGCCGCTCACGCTCGAGTTGTCCCGCGGTCCGCACAGCGTGCGCGTCGTGCACCAGCGCGAGGTCGCGCCGATCCAGGTGATCGACCTGCCGGGCGGCAATCAGCGCTTCGCCACGTTCGATTTCGGGCTGCGCTCCGACCTGCCGGAGCTCACGCTCAAGGCCCCGCCGCTATTCACGGTCGACGAGCCCGGCCTGGTGTCGGCGACGCTCAACGAGATCGGCACGGCCGAGGTGCGCGAGATGTGGCTCCACGTCCGCACGCCGGAAAATCGCTGGCGGCGCTATCCGATGACGCTGCTCGACGCGCAGGGCAGCGTCGTGGGCGCGGCGCCGTTCCCGATCGCGCTCTTGGCCGAGGACGGACAGCAGCTCTATTACGTGAGCGCGCTGACCACGCAGGGCGACGAGATCTTCACCGAGATGCAGACCGCCCGCGGCCCCGCCACCGCACGGCGCTGA
- the purN gene encoding phosphoribosylglycinamide formyltransferase, translating to MHTLAVLASGQGTNFEALALADQRHQLGGHIALLATDRPDAVALDRARRLGVEALVLPAGTRWRTRLEDETPWIDALLQRGVDTVLLAGFMRRLHAPFLGAFEGRILNIHPSLLPAFPGVDAIGQAFSHGVKVTGCTVHLVNEALDAGPIVDQAVVEVRSDDTREALEARIHEAEHRLYPAAARRFLTTPWRIEGRRLVFASEVKEGVR from the coding sequence ATGCACACTCTCGCGGTGCTCGCCTCGGGGCAGGGGACCAACTTCGAGGCGCTTGCGCTGGCCGATCAGCGCCATCAGCTCGGTGGCCACATCGCCCTGCTCGCCACCGACCGACCCGATGCCGTGGCACTGGATCGCGCTCGCCGGCTCGGCGTCGAGGCGCTCGTACTCCCCGCCGGCACGCGCTGGCGCACGAGGCTCGAGGACGAGACGCCGTGGATCGACGCGCTTCTCCAGCGCGGCGTCGACACCGTGCTCCTCGCCGGCTTCATGCGGCGGCTGCACGCGCCGTTTCTCGGAGCGTTCGAGGGACGCATCCTCAATATCCATCCTTCGCTTCTTCCCGCATTTCCCGGAGTCGACGCCATCGGCCAGGCCTTCTCGCACGGGGTCAAGGTGACGGGATGCACCGTGCATCTGGTGAACGAGGCGCTCGATGCCGGACCGATCGTCGATCAGGCCGTCGTCGAGGTACGAAGCGACGACACGCGCGAAGCCCTCGAGGCCCGGATCCACGAGGCCGAGCACCGGCTCTATCCGGCCGCGGCGCGGCGTTTCCTCACCACGCCGTGGCGGATCGAAGGCCGCCGACTCGTCTTTGCCTCCGAGGTGAAGGAGGGCGTTCGATGA
- a CDS encoding LysM peptidoglycan-binding domain-containing protein, which produces MQVQTAAAPDSIATVAQSARAAYESAWAQRESGDHGSAVATAEASLGQLDRVLDGDLDASRRRDLVELKSKMSALRDASRKAIEEKDGAKAPDSKDDAKEPKAPDDGSADPKVLNAPAVDELRPQMNADVLRHIQFFTGQGRSTFERWLKRSGRYMKLFREVLRKEGLPPDLVHLVFVESGFNVHAKSVSAAVGPWQFLRSTGRLFGLTVNQWVDERRDPEKSTVAAARYLKHLYTIFGDWPLALASYNAGEGTVLRAIKRQGTTNYWDLRLPKQTEEYVPAFMAVLTIAREPEKYGFAEVDFDDPMDFDELALKGSVDLRAIARLAECDYETLRELNPAVRGSAAPAKDGITVLRVPDGKAETVLAKLQSGEKIAATDLSVKHRVRRGETIQRIANQYHVDATRLARDNGISKARPLRRGMVLTIRSHHRAPVEVAALEDDDPRRSTAYVPPRKIGVPAKLDGESDAEGRQTVTVRRGETLASIAARTGTTVEDIKRWNRLKTSAVRRGTRLKIRTGDATQITAEDLAADSARVASFTPPRPSRRGSAYSGSVKRVIVVRPGDTLGNIASRNGTTISRLKAANGLRSSVIRAGQRLRIPA; this is translated from the coding sequence GTGCAGGTTCAGACCGCGGCGGCTCCGGATTCCATCGCCACGGTCGCCCAGTCCGCGCGCGCGGCCTACGAGTCCGCGTGGGCGCAGCGCGAATCCGGCGACCATGGGTCCGCCGTGGCCACCGCCGAAGCGTCGCTCGGCCAACTCGACCGCGTGCTGGATGGCGATCTCGATGCGTCGCGGCGCCGCGACCTGGTCGAGCTCAAATCCAAGATGTCCGCGCTGCGCGACGCGTCGCGCAAAGCGATCGAGGAGAAGGACGGCGCCAAGGCGCCGGATTCGAAAGACGACGCCAAGGAACCCAAGGCCCCCGATGACGGAAGCGCGGACCCGAAGGTCCTGAACGCTCCGGCGGTCGATGAGCTGCGGCCGCAGATGAACGCCGACGTCCTGCGTCACATCCAGTTCTTCACCGGCCAGGGCCGGTCCACCTTCGAGCGCTGGCTCAAGCGCTCCGGCCGCTACATGAAGCTCTTCCGCGAGGTGCTGCGCAAGGAAGGCCTCCCGCCCGATCTCGTTCACCTCGTGTTCGTCGAGAGCGGGTTCAACGTCCACGCCAAGTCCGTTTCGGCGGCCGTCGGTCCCTGGCAGTTCCTGCGCTCGACCGGACGCCTCTTTGGACTCACCGTGAATCAGTGGGTCGACGAGCGGCGCGATCCGGAGAAATCCACGGTCGCCGCGGCGCGCTACCTCAAGCACCTCTACACGATCTTCGGTGACTGGCCGCTGGCCCTGGCCTCGTACAACGCAGGCGAAGGCACCGTGCTGCGGGCCATCAAGCGCCAAGGCACCACGAACTACTGGGACCTTCGCCTTCCCAAGCAGACCGAGGAATACGTGCCGGCCTTCATGGCGGTGCTGACCATCGCCCGGGAGCCCGAGAAGTACGGCTTCGCCGAAGTCGACTTCGACGACCCCATGGACTTCGACGAGCTCGCGCTCAAGGGCAGCGTCGACCTGCGCGCGATCGCGCGGCTGGCGGAGTGCGACTACGAGACGCTGCGCGAGCTGAACCCCGCGGTGCGCGGCAGCGCGGCGCCGGCGAAGGATGGAATCACCGTGCTGCGCGTTCCAGATGGCAAGGCCGAGACCGTGCTCGCCAAGCTGCAGAGCGGTGAGAAGATTGCCGCCACCGATCTGTCGGTGAAGCACCGCGTGCGCCGCGGCGAGACGATCCAGCGAATCGCGAACCAGTACCACGTGGACGCCACGAGGCTCGCTCGCGACAACGGCATCAGCAAGGCGCGGCCTCTGCGCCGCGGCATGGTGCTCACCATCCGCTCGCATCACCGCGCGCCGGTGGAAGTCGCGGCCCTGGAAGATGACGACCCGCGGCGCTCCACGGCCTACGTGCCGCCGCGCAAGATCGGCGTGCCGGCCAAGCTCGACGGCGAGTCGGACGCGGAAGGCCGCCAGACGGTGACCGTCCGCCGCGGCGAGACGCTCGCCTCGATCGCCGCTCGCACCGGAACGACGGTCGAGGACATCAAGCGCTGGAACCGCCTCAAGACCTCCGCGGTGAGGCGAGGCACGCGGCTGAAGATCCGCACCGGCGATGCGACGCAGATCACGGCCGAGGATCTGGCCGCCGACAGCGCACGCGTCGCCTCGTTCACCCCCCCACGGCCGTCGCGTCGCGGCAGCGCCTACTCGGGATCGGTGAAACGCGTGATCGTGGTGAGGCCGGGGGATACGCTGGGCAACATCGCCAGCCGCAACGGGACCACGATCAGCCGCCTCAAGGCCGCGAACGGGCTCCGCTCTTCGGTGATTCGCGCGGGACAGCGCCTGAGAATCCCCGCCTAG
- a CDS encoding glucose-1-phosphate adenylyltransferase family protein has protein sequence MQDTMALVLAGGRGASLSVLSAERAESALPFGGKYRVVDFVLSNCCHSGIVRVGVLTQHAPTSLHDHIGSGRPWDLDRRDARVFILQPFLTRESSGWYRGTADALAQNRDLIEESRVRRVLVLPGDHVYKMDYRELARTHEERGARVTLAVTPVRAEETRRFGMVTVADGDRVVALDEKPPATSSRLASMGVVLFEADVLLEALDRKPVDLTLDMLRPMIESGERVFAHHFRGYWEDVGTLATYYRANLDLLAPEPGLTLDDPEWPILTRDEERPPVLVLPGAELEGSLVANGCRVAGCVRHSILFPGVTVEAGAEVTASVVLPDAWIGPGARLDRTILDKHSWIGEGARVGLGVATGHAPLTLLGKYVHVPEGAEVGRGAVLGVGAGPQDFRDRKIEPGTRVPDRQGLEVRP, from the coding sequence GTGCAAGACACGATGGCGCTCGTACTGGCGGGAGGCCGAGGCGCTTCCCTGAGCGTTCTGTCGGCAGAGCGCGCGGAGAGCGCGCTTCCCTTCGGCGGCAAGTACCGGGTCGTCGACTTCGTCCTCAGCAACTGCTGTCACTCCGGGATCGTTCGCGTCGGCGTGCTCACCCAGCACGCGCCGACGTCGCTGCACGACCACATCGGGTCCGGCCGTCCGTGGGATCTCGACCGGCGTGATGCCCGCGTCTTCATCCTCCAGCCATTCCTCACCCGCGAGAGCTCCGGCTGGTATCGCGGCACCGCCGACGCGCTGGCCCAGAACCGGGACCTGATCGAGGAGAGCCGGGTGCGCCGCGTGCTCGTGCTTCCGGGCGACCACGTGTACAAGATGGATTACCGCGAGCTGGCGCGCACCCACGAGGAGCGCGGCGCCCGCGTCACGCTCGCGGTGACGCCGGTGCGGGCCGAGGAGACGCGGCGCTTCGGCATGGTGACCGTGGCCGACGGCGACCGCGTCGTGGCGCTCGACGAGAAGCCGCCCGCCACGTCGTCGCGCCTTGCCTCGATGGGTGTCGTGTTGTTCGAGGCCGACGTATTGCTGGAGGCGCTGGACAGGAAGCCGGTCGACCTGACGCTCGACATGCTGCGTCCGATGATCGAGTCCGGCGAGCGCGTTTTTGCCCATCACTTCCGCGGCTACTGGGAGGACGTGGGAACGCTCGCCACCTATTACCGCGCCAATCTCGATCTGCTCGCTCCCGAGCCCGGTCTGACGCTCGACGATCCGGAGTGGCCGATCCTCACCCGCGACGAGGAGCGCCCGCCGGTGCTCGTCCTGCCCGGCGCCGAGCTGGAGGGGAGCCTGGTGGCGAACGGCTGCCGCGTGGCGGGCTGCGTGCGTCATTCGATCCTGTTCCCGGGCGTCACCGTCGAAGCGGGCGCGGAAGTCACCGCGTCGGTGGTGCTTCCCGACGCCTGGATCGGACCGGGTGCGCGGCTCGACCGCACGATCCTCGACAAACATTCGTGGATCGGCGAAGGGGCGCGCGTGGGTCTGGGCGTCGCCACGGGGCACGCGCCGCTCACGCTGCTCGGCAAATACGTCCACGTTCCCGAAGGCGCGGAGGTGGGTCGTGGAGCGGTGCTCGGCGTCGGCGCCGGCCCGCAGGATTTCCGCGACCGGAAGATCGAGCCCGGCACGCGCGTGCCCGATCGTCAGGGGCTGGAGGTGCGGCCGTGA
- a CDS encoding DNA internalization-related competence protein ComEC/Rec2 has product MGGCTAVWIAATVWVGLAVGRELPPFWISGFAVAAVGLAWLARRAPDRLGTLALVLAVLCGSLARGGAAGAVPGAASGRLSPEPPATWMSARVVDHPARESGDVVAILETTRACELLPRGARVRLRLPAGTRAEWGDTLRVLARVEAPSLARVPGVPSQREASWAQGIVARGRGLWVEDGASHTLARATIVRWRRHLETCFTRELSPDAREIVTPLVTGDRTGLDPDLGAVFRSSGLVHLLALSGLHVVWMAGVARGITGALGGGLRARAWTGAACALFYVAIAGPLPSLARAAATEALAAVASLRGRLLDPLQALALATIVLLAATPSWAADLGFQLSCAATLGLTTLARRAGEWLERKPTIGASTLKLFVPTAAAQVTALPIVLDRFHALPWTALGSNLVAVPVCDLLMASAWLGAGLEALIPGAGRWCFAACEPLSRVLIGVAQAGAAAPRALWATGHSFGPPFLAGLGAALFVIACLDARDLVHARLPASRTRVALSWMGPLALLLAIVLGASAPAMRPPPGRWWLVVLDVGQGDALAIGGANGWRLVDCGPRSPGYDAGAGAVVPFLHWAAVRRLDDVILTHEHGDHIGGVTAVRRAVPVVRWWRGGSPRRRGTPDEAQDVHAGDTLGLEPMLVARWPAAGFASRDLNAGSLTLEAGEGEGRALLAADIDSTIEDRVIVGGRCAVLKVAHHGAAASSGRRFLERVRPQWAIVSCGARNPFGHPDVRTLARLATCGAQVRRTDQVGTVWLELGPDGVTEIDWRRDAVRETHRAPSPVVTGGALAHAPARC; this is encoded by the coding sequence ATGGGTGGGTGCACCGCCGTATGGATCGCCGCGACCGTGTGGGTCGGGCTCGCCGTCGGCCGTGAGCTGCCGCCGTTCTGGATCTCGGGCTTCGCCGTGGCCGCGGTCGGACTCGCGTGGCTCGCGCGCCGCGCGCCCGACCGGCTCGGCACGCTGGCGCTCGTGCTCGCCGTGCTGTGCGGCTCGCTCGCGCGTGGCGGCGCGGCCGGCGCCGTTCCTGGCGCCGCATCGGGCCGGCTGAGCCCGGAGCCGCCCGCCACGTGGATGTCCGCTCGCGTCGTAGACCATCCTGCCCGCGAGTCCGGAGACGTGGTGGCCATCCTCGAGACCACCCGCGCGTGCGAGCTGCTGCCGCGCGGCGCGCGCGTGCGCCTGCGCCTGCCGGCAGGAACCCGCGCCGAGTGGGGGGACACGCTGCGCGTGCTGGCACGGGTGGAGGCCCCGTCGCTCGCGCGGGTCCCCGGCGTTCCCTCGCAGCGCGAGGCCTCATGGGCGCAGGGCATCGTCGCGCGCGGGCGAGGCCTCTGGGTCGAGGACGGCGCTTCGCACACGCTCGCGCGCGCCACGATCGTGCGCTGGCGCCGCCATCTCGAGACCTGCTTCACCCGCGAGCTGTCTCCCGACGCGCGCGAGATCGTCACCCCGCTCGTGACCGGCGATCGCACCGGACTCGATCCCGATCTTGGCGCGGTGTTCCGATCCTCCGGCCTCGTGCACCTGCTCGCGCTCTCCGGCCTGCACGTCGTATGGATGGCGGGCGTCGCGCGGGGCATCACCGGAGCGCTCGGGGGCGGCCTGCGCGCCCGCGCGTGGACCGGCGCGGCGTGCGCCCTCTTCTATGTCGCGATCGCCGGGCCTCTTCCATCGCTCGCACGAGCCGCTGCGACCGAGGCGCTGGCCGCCGTCGCCAGTCTGCGCGGCCGCCTTCTCGATCCCTTGCAGGCGCTCGCGCTCGCCACGATCGTGCTGCTCGCGGCGACGCCGTCGTGGGCCGCCGATCTCGGCTTCCAGCTCTCGTGCGCGGCGACGCTCGGGCTCACGACGCTCGCGCGCCGCGCGGGAGAGTGGCTCGAGCGCAAACCCACCATCGGCGCGTCGACGCTGAAGTTGTTCGTGCCCACCGCGGCGGCGCAGGTGACCGCGCTGCCCATCGTGCTCGATCGCTTCCACGCGCTGCCATGGACGGCGCTCGGCTCGAACCTGGTGGCGGTGCCGGTGTGCGATCTGCTGATGGCCTCGGCCTGGCTCGGCGCCGGGCTCGAGGCGCTCATTCCCGGCGCCGGGCGATGGTGCTTCGCCGCCTGCGAGCCGCTCAGCCGCGTGCTGATCGGCGTCGCGCAGGCCGGCGCCGCCGCACCTCGCGCGCTGTGGGCGACTGGCCATTCGTTCGGGCCTCCCTTCCTGGCTGGACTTGGCGCCGCGCTTTTCGTGATCGCGTGCCTCGACGCACGCGATCTCGTGCACGCGCGCCTTCCGGCCTCGCGCACGCGCGTCGCACTCTCGTGGATGGGGCCGCTCGCGCTCCTGCTCGCGATCGTTCTCGGCGCCAGTGCGCCGGCCATGCGTCCTCCACCGGGACGCTGGTGGCTGGTGGTGCTCGATGTGGGACAGGGGGACGCGCTGGCGATCGGCGGCGCCAACGGCTGGCGATTGGTGGATTGCGGGCCGCGGTCGCCGGGCTACGACGCCGGCGCCGGAGCGGTCGTTCCGTTCCTCCACTGGGCCGCGGTGCGGCGTCTCGATGACGTCATTCTCACGCACGAGCATGGCGACCACATCGGCGGTGTCACGGCCGTGCGGCGCGCCGTGCCGGTGGTGCGATGGTGGCGGGGAGGATCCCCGCGCCGACGCGGCACGCCGGACGAAGCGCAAGACGTGCACGCCGGCGACACGCTCGGCCTCGAGCCGATGCTCGTGGCGCGCTGGCCGGCCGCCGGATTCGCCTCGCGGGATCTCAACGCCGGGTCGCTGACGCTCGAAGCGGGGGAGGGCGAGGGCCGCGCGCTGCTCGCGGCGGACATCGACAGCACGATCGAAGACCGTGTGATCGTGGGTGGCCGCTGCGCCGTGCTCAAGGTCGCCCATCACGGCGCAGCAGCGTCCTCTGGACGACGTTTCCTGGAACGCGTGCGCCCGCAATGGGCCATCGTGTCGTGCGGCGCCCGTAATCCGTTTGGACATCCCGACGTGCGAACGCTCGCGCGACTCGCGACGTGCGGCGCGCAGGTGCGGCGCACCGACCAGGTCGGGACGGTGTGGCTCGAGCTGGGACCCGACGGCGTGACGGAGATCGACTGGCGGCGCGACGCGGTCCGCGAGACGCACCGCGCGCCTTCGCCGGTCGTGACGGGCGGTGCACTTGCCCATGCTCCAGCCCGCTGCTAG
- a CDS encoding sugar phosphate nucleotidyltransferase → MSAQRYAFILAGGLGTRLCLLSEQRAKPAVPFAGKYRIIDFTLSNCVNSGIFDVGVLTQYRPTSLHRHIGIGRPWDLDRTRGGVQLLQPSLGAVSGEWYQGTADAIYRNLIHMRRRNAEELLVLSGDHVYKMDYGVLYAFHRANHAAATVAVTEVPADSVGAFGIVEADATGRVTGFLEKPKQARSRLASMGIYLFEREALIRWLVEDAGMPESSHDFGKDLLPRLVERGERLFAYRFRDYWQDVGTLDSYYQSNLALLSAEPPLELRDAEWVVHTQSADRAPVRFQAGSRVEQSLICNGCRVAGEVVHSVLSPGVTVMPGAVVRDSIVMNDTVVGRGAVLDRAVVDKNVRVGDGARIGHGSADVPNQACPEHLSQGLVVVGKDAQLPAEVSIGRNARIGAHVRLEAFTGDVPSGGVVHGPAAEH, encoded by the coding sequence GTGAGCGCTCAGCGCTACGCGTTCATCCTCGCCGGCGGCCTGGGAACGCGGCTCTGCCTGTTGTCGGAGCAGCGCGCGAAGCCGGCGGTGCCGTTCGCGGGCAAGTACCGCATCATCGATTTCACGCTCTCCAACTGTGTCAACTCGGGCATCTTCGACGTCGGGGTGCTGACGCAGTACCGGCCCACATCCCTGCACCGGCACATCGGCATCGGACGACCGTGGGACCTGGACCGGACGCGCGGAGGCGTGCAGCTCCTCCAGCCGTCGCTCGGCGCCGTGTCGGGCGAGTGGTATCAAGGCACCGCGGACGCGATCTATCGCAACCTGATCCACATGCGGCGGCGCAACGCCGAGGAGCTGCTCGTGCTCTCCGGCGACCACGTGTACAAGATGGACTACGGCGTGCTCTACGCCTTCCATCGCGCCAATCATGCGGCGGCCACGGTGGCGGTGACCGAGGTCCCCGCCGACTCGGTGGGCGCCTTCGGCATCGTGGAGGCGGACGCCACGGGCCGCGTCACCGGATTCCTCGAAAAGCCCAAGCAGGCGCGCTCGAGACTGGCTTCGATGGGCATCTACCTGTTCGAGCGTGAAGCGTTGATCCGCTGGCTGGTGGAAGACGCGGGAATGCCGGAGTCGAGCCATGATTTCGGGAAGGATCTGCTGCCGCGGCTGGTGGAGCGCGGCGAGCGGCTATTCGCGTATCGGTTCCGCGACTACTGGCAGGACGTCGGCACGCTGGATTCCTACTATCAGAGCAATCTCGCTCTGCTCTCGGCGGAGCCGCCGCTCGAGCTGCGCGACGCCGAATGGGTGGTGCACACACAGAGCGCGGACCGGGCGCCGGTGCGCTTTCAGGCGGGCAGCCGCGTCGAGCAGAGCCTGATCTGCAACGGCTGTCGCGTGGCCGGCGAAGTGGTGCACTCGGTGCTCTCGCCAGGCGTCACGGTGATGCCGGGGGCCGTGGTGCGCGACAGCATCGTGATGAACGACACCGTCGTGGGCCGAGGCGCGGTGCTCGATCGCGCCGTGGTCGACAAGAACGTGAGGGTCGGCGATGGCGCGCGGATTGGTCACGGCTCCGCCGACGTGCCGAACCAGGCTTGCCCGGAGCACCTCTCTCAGGGGCTGGTGGTGGTGGGCAAGGACGCTCAGCTGCCCGCGGAGGTGTCGATCGGCCGGAACGCGCGGATCGGGGCGCACGTCCGGCTCGAGGCGTTCACGGGAGACGTGCCCAGCGGAGGTGTGGTGCACGGCCCCGCGGCCGAGCACTAG